CCCAGTCCAGCTGTTGTTTTTCTCATTTTAAACGAATTATTTTTTCCGCTTGCAATTCTGAAGCGGAATTCAAATATTCATTCAGAAAAGTATTTTTCATCATACCTTCATCTTTGAAATCAGCCCGTTGTCTTTTTTGACTGAGTCCTCAACTGCCTTCTGCAGGTATTTCTTAAGAGTTGTTCCCTTAAGGAAGGCAATAACCTTCGCTTTTGTGTGCAGCTCGTCTTCCAAATCCATGTTTATCTTTTTCATCTTTCCCTTCTCTTGCTTTTTTTTAAAAAATGCGAAAAGGCAGCATCTTCAGAATTAATGCTACCCATTACCAACTTAGTATAGTTATTTATGTAATTTATATACTTTTCTATTCTTTAGTATACTAAAGGATAAGAGTGCCTTAATAGACATAAATAATTAAAGTTATAAAAATACTTTAATTATTAAAGTTATTAAAATAATTCGGCAGAGGAAGGGTTAATTTTATAAACAAAATGCATTATCCATTTTCTGTTTGTTTTTTTCAGGGGACATAGTATAACCTGGCTAGAACGTGAGGCTCCAGAAACTGGAGCGCTGAGCGAAAGCGATGAAGAACTTAGGGTATGAGTTCAATACTTGGTGATACCTTGAGATCGGGGTTCAAATCCCCGTGTCCCCATTTATTTTTTCTTAGAATTTCCTATGAACTTTTATTTACAATTATTTCTATTTTTAGATTATCCAGGTTTTATAATCATTAAAATTCATTCTTTCAATTATAATCTCTTTCAGAGTGATTTTATTCTAAGAACATCGCCGATTTTTGCTTTCTTGGCACTATTCATATTGATGGAAATCTCAAGTATGTGCTTTGCCTTTTTCCTTGGAGAGTAAACCGTGAAAGGGAGAAGAACTGCTTTTTCAACAATCCTGAATTTTGAGTCAAGAAAAATCGCGCATATCGGAAAGAAAACGAAGAGCATGTGCAACGGCACAATGTCTTCCTTTTTAAAGGTAAACAGGAGATCCCTCTTAAGCGAGAACATAAGCCCTCTTGCCTGCGAAAACATGCTTGTGCATAAAGATGCCCTTTCCGAGATAACTCCCTTACCTTTTATGTCTATTTTTATACATTTTACCATATTAGTATCCATAAAACCGCAAAGTATTTAAATATGTTGTGTTTTTTTATAATAAGATTATTTTGTTAAAGGTGATAAATTTATGAAGCGACTGAAGAGATATGTCACAGAAATAAAGCAGAGCCTCTCAGGCACAACATCCCAGGACAGGTTCAACATAATCCTTGTGTGCAGGGATGCAATCTGCTACATCGTCAGGAATTCTGAAAAGCCAGGCTACCTCGACCTGAGAAAGAGCTTTGAGGACATGGAAGTGCTTGCAGAGAATGCAGCTTCAGAAGGGCAGCACAAGAAGATGGATGTAACCCATTCCCGTGCTGAAAAGATGAAGACGATTGTTTCTGCCCTTGAGAAATACTTCGCTTCAAAAGGGATTTAATCCCTTTCTATTTCTTTTTTTAAATCTGCCTGGACAGGACTATAATCTCCCTGTTGTTTATTTTGGCTGACTCGAGAAGGCTGTTTTTCTTAAGCTCGTCTATATACCTGTAGAATGTGGCTTTTGAGCAGTATCTCATCTGGTCAACAGCAATCTCCTTGAGCTCAGGGATGCTTATGTTCCTGCTGCTCCCGATTAAATCCATAATCTTGCCCTTGACAAGGTTTCTCTTGTTCCTGTTAAATTTCTGAAGAATCTCCTTTTTCAGCGGCTCCTCATTCTTTTTTTCAAGCGCCGATGTAAGCTTTTTTATTTCCTTCAGAAGAAGTTTGTTCTGTTTTTCAAGGAGCTCAATCTTCTTGTTGCTGTTGTCAATATCCTCTTTCACCTTTGCAAAGGTGCTCTTCAGAGAAA
This genomic interval from Candidatus Woesearchaeota archaeon contains the following:
- a CDS encoding DUF192 domain-containing protein, encoding MVKCIKIDIKGKGVISERASLCTSMFSQARGLMFSLKRDLLFTFKKEDIVPLHMLFVFFPICAIFLDSKFRIVEKAVLLPFTVYSPRKKAKHILEISINMNSAKKAKIGDVLRIKSL